A section of the Anabaena cylindrica PCC 7122 genome encodes:
- a CDS encoding HlyD family efflux transporter periplasmic adaptor subunit: protein MKYSLAANAAQARQTKERFAQPEEQLSYELGKAVQELPPLYTRLLAGTISIVIFGAISWAHFSEIDEVATAPGELIASTQVRPVTSLGDGSILAVKVKEGDRVTKDQILIERDPNLQQTDVNRLAKASKLIEEDLQRLQAERTGGKTAGTKLQDELLNSRLSDYKAKQAAAEAEAQRQLSIINQAKVRLTRLQENLASAQTSVINAQTNIVNAENIRLKVENNLSIAQQREKNLSTLLNPGAVPRIDYLEAQERLNRANTEIIRSADEVTNAKNRLTEAKDKVSSLEKDIAAQRQEIKQVEQAYQSALNQVLRLSSERQSEILTLINKRKEELTNVAGQLEQARKQKDGESIKAPVAGTIYKIKATKGPVQSGEELLSIVPEGEEMLLEVKVLNRDIGFIRQNMKAKVKLATFPFQEFGIVDGEVMQISPNAVVDKDLGLIFPTQIKLSKHSINFRGQDVEFTPGMAANAEIVTRKKSVLTFIVEPITRRFSEAFSVR from the coding sequence ATGAAATATTCCCTGGCTGCAAATGCGGCTCAAGCACGTCAGACAAAAGAGAGATTTGCTCAACCGGAAGAACAATTATCTTATGAATTGGGTAAAGCTGTACAAGAATTACCACCACTTTATACAAGATTATTAGCCGGAACAATTAGCATCGTTATATTTGGAGCAATTTCCTGGGCGCATTTTTCCGAAATTGATGAAGTAGCCACAGCACCAGGAGAGTTAATTGCATCTACCCAAGTCAGACCAGTGACATCTTTGGGTGATGGTTCTATTTTAGCAGTAAAGGTGAAAGAAGGCGATCGCGTTACCAAAGATCAGATTTTAATTGAACGTGACCCCAATTTACAACAAACAGATGTGAATCGCTTGGCTAAAGCTAGTAAATTAATTGAGGAAGACTTACAGCGCTTACAAGCAGAACGGACTGGGGGAAAAACTGCGGGAACAAAACTACAAGATGAATTGTTAAACTCGCGTTTATCAGATTACAAAGCCAAACAAGCAGCAGCAGAAGCAGAAGCACAACGTCAACTTTCGATTATCAATCAAGCAAAAGTCCGGTTGACTCGGTTACAAGAAAATTTAGCCAGCGCTCAAACCAGTGTTATTAATGCTCAAACTAATATAGTTAATGCTGAAAATATCCGTCTTAAAGTTGAAAATAATTTAAGTATAGCTCAACAAAGAGAAAAAAATCTCAGCACTTTATTAAATCCCGGTGCAGTTCCCAGAATTGATTATTTAGAAGCACAAGAAAGATTAAACCGTGCCAACACAGAAATTATTAGAAGTGCAGATGAAGTAACTAATGCCAAAAACAGATTAACAGAAGCAAAAGATAAAGTTTCATCTCTAGAAAAAGATATTGCTGCTCAACGTCAAGAAATTAAACAAGTTGAACAAGCTTATCAATCTGCACTTAATCAAGTTTTACGTTTATCCTCAGAACGCCAAAGTGAAATTTTAACGCTGATAAATAAACGCAAAGAAGAATTAACCAATGTTGCCGGTCAATTAGAGCAAGCGAGAAAGCAAAAAGATGGAGAATCTATTAAAGCACCTGTAGCGGGGACAATTTACAAAATCAAAGCTACTAAAGGGCCAGTTCAATCTGGTGAAGAATTATTATCAATTGTCCCTGAAGGGGAAGAAATGCTATTAGAAGTAAAAGTCCTCAATCGTGATATTGGTTTTATTCGTCAGAACATGAAAGCAAAGGTGAAATTAGCGACTTTCCCTTTTCAAGAATTTGGAATTGTTGATGGTGAAGTTATGCAAATAAGTCCCAATGCAGTTGTTGATAAGGATTTGGGATTAATTTTTCCGACTCAAATTAAGTTGAGCAAACATTCAATTAATTTCCGGGGACAAGATGTAGAATTTACACCAGGTATGGCTGCAAATGCAGAAATTGTCACTCGAAAAAAATCAGTTTTGACGTTTATTGTTGAGCCAATTACACGCAGATTTAGTGAGGCTTTTTCTGTGAGATAA
- a CDS encoding rubrerythrin family protein: protein MDLSNFTTLQNLESAFGGESMANRKYLFFANVARQLGFSDLAKLFKETADQETEHAFAHFELLHPELVVKDAASLTEEQKKEIISRCLSLAIEGETYEYTTMYPDFAAAAQSDRDNPAAEEFLKQAQESSEHANTFRTAAHRFGLLKFIENHHADRYSEALEVLNGGQAVTRIAGEDPATQKWICRQCSMIYDPVTGDPDSGIAPGTPFAAIPDDWSCPICGATKKTFKPLEEKVAA, encoded by the coding sequence ATGGATTTGTCAAACTTTACTACACTCCAAAACTTAGAATCTGCCTTCGGTGGTGAATCGATGGCAAATCGCAAATACCTGTTTTTTGCTAACGTAGCGCGTCAGCTGGGTTTTTCAGACTTAGCAAAACTTTTTAAGGAAACAGCAGATCAAGAAACTGAACACGCTTTTGCTCATTTTGAGTTGTTGCATCCCGAACTTGTTGTAAAAGATGCAGCGAGTTTAACTGAAGAACAAAAAAAAGAAATTATCTCTCGCTGTTTGTCTTTAGCAATTGAAGGCGAAACCTACGAATACACTACAATGTATCCTGATTTTGCTGCTGCTGCTCAAAGCGACAGAGATAATCCCGCAGCTGAAGAATTTCTCAAACAAGCACAAGAATCTAGCGAACACGCCAACACATTCCGCACCGCAGCACACCGTTTTGGTTTGCTCAAATTCATAGAAAATCACCATGCAGATCGCTACTCTGAAGCTTTAGAAGTATTAAACGGAGGACAAGCTGTAACCAGAATAGCAGGTGAAGATCCTGCAACTCAAAAATGGATTTGTAGACAATGCAGCATGATTTATGATCCCGTGACTGGTGATCCTGATTCAGGAATTGCACCTGGTACACCTTTTGCAGCAATTCCTGATGATTGGAGTTGTCCTATTTGCGGTGCTACCAAAAAGACTTTTAAACCTCTTGAAGAAAAAGTTGCTGCTTAA
- a CDS encoding GDP-mannose 4,6-dehydratase: MTKTALITGITGQDGYYLSHLLLNQNYRVVGLVSPHRQANLSKLGDLANKVKIYTVDSRDSAALLTAVEQLQPHEIYNLAAPSFVPDSWHDPLGTLDLITGTATRLLDAIRQVGLSTRFYQASSSEMFGDVDVSPQDEETPFRPKNPYAAAKLHAHWTMVHHRQRYGLFACSGILFNHESPLRPPQFVTRKVSLAVASIKLGLAETLEMGNLDAKRDWGFAGDHVEAMWRMLQVDEPEEYVIGTGKLHSVRELIATAFDCVGLDWQKYVVINSNLLRADEHFQLVANPNKAKNNLAWEPKVSFEQLLERMVNTDLDRLQSARVSP, from the coding sequence ATGACAAAGACAGCCCTAATTACAGGCATTACAGGTCAAGACGGCTACTATCTCAGCCATTTGCTCCTCAACCAAAATTACCGAGTTGTGGGTTTGGTATCTCCACACCGACAAGCCAATTTGTCAAAACTGGGAGACTTGGCAAACAAGGTAAAAATTTACACTGTTGATTCTAGAGATAGTGCGGCTTTATTAACGGCTGTCGAACAATTACAACCCCACGAAATTTACAATTTAGCAGCACCCAGCTTTGTTCCTGATTCTTGGCATGATCCTTTAGGAACACTGGATCTAATCACAGGTACTGCTACTAGATTGTTAGATGCAATTAGGCAAGTTGGTCTATCTACACGTTTTTATCAAGCTAGTAGTTCAGAAATGTTTGGGGATGTTGATGTTTCTCCTCAAGATGAAGAAACTCCTTTTCGTCCGAAAAATCCCTATGCAGCAGCAAAATTACACGCTCACTGGACGATGGTACATCATCGACAACGTTATGGCCTATTTGCTTGTAGTGGTATTTTGTTTAACCATGAATCTCCTTTGCGTCCTCCTCAGTTTGTGACACGCAAGGTTTCTTTAGCGGTAGCATCAATTAAATTGGGTTTAGCTGAAACTTTAGAAATGGGTAATTTGGATGCCAAACGTGATTGGGGTTTTGCTGGAGATCATGTTGAAGCTATGTGGCGAATGTTACAAGTAGATGAGCCAGAAGAATATGTGATTGGTACAGGTAAACTTCACAGTGTTAGAGAGTTAATCGCCACAGCTTTTGATTGTGTGGGACTAGACTGGCAAAAATACGTAGTTATTAATAGCAATTTACTACGAGCAGATGAACATTTTCAACTTGTAGCTAACCCTAATAAAGCTAAAAATAATCTTGCCTGGGAACCTAAAGTTAGTTTTGAGCAACTGTTAGAGAGAATGGTAAACACTGATTTGGATAGATTACAAAGTGCTAGAGTGTCACCCTAA
- a CDS encoding glycosyltransferase, with amino-acid sequence MLINQVTDNLKPGEKLSNEANHLFVFLEIFALEGGIQSYIKDIFRGYLGLEQTCRAEVFLLRDSDDCVNPFASENLKFHYFKSELPQIGRVKFTLALLRYLLQKRPQHVFCGHIKLAVLIKTLCKPLGIPYTVLTYGKEVWEPLKNQERRALTSASSIWTISRYSRDCACAANDINPDQVKMLPCAIDGDKFTPGIKAPELVEKYGLNNAKVLMTVARLWSGDIYKGVDVTIRALPQIMQVFPEVKYLVIGRGDDQPRLAELAKDLGVSDRVIFAGFIATEALMLHYRLADAYVMPSQEGFGIVYLEAMACGIPVLSGDNDGSADPLQDGKLGWRVPHRNPDAVAAACIEILQGQDQRCDGEWLREQAIAIFGIEAFQKRLQQMLLSSSQLNS; translated from the coding sequence ATGCTAATTAATCAAGTGACAGATAATTTGAAGCCTGGTGAAAAATTGAGTAATGAAGCCAATCATTTATTCGTATTTTTAGAAATTTTTGCCCTTGAAGGTGGGATTCAATCCTATATTAAAGATATTTTTCGCGGCTATTTGGGATTAGAACAAACCTGTAGAGCAGAAGTTTTTTTATTACGTGATAGTGATGATTGTGTAAATCCTTTTGCATCGGAAAATTTAAAATTTCATTATTTTAAAAGTGAGTTGCCCCAAATAGGAAGAGTCAAATTTACTTTAGCTTTACTTCGCTATCTCTTGCAAAAAAGACCGCAACACGTTTTTTGTGGTCACATTAAATTGGCGGTACTGATAAAGACTTTATGCAAACCTTTGGGGATTCCTTATACTGTACTAACTTATGGGAAGGAAGTCTGGGAACCACTCAAAAATCAAGAAAGACGTGCTTTAACTTCAGCTTCGTCCATTTGGACAATTAGCCGCTACAGTCGAGATTGTGCGTGTGCTGCTAATGATATCAATCCTGATCAGGTAAAGATGTTACCTTGTGCTATTGATGGGGATAAATTTACTCCTGGTATCAAAGCACCAGAATTAGTTGAGAAGTACGGTTTAAATAATGCCAAGGTGTTGATGACAGTGGCACGGTTGTGGTCTGGGGATATTTACAAGGGTGTAGATGTCACAATTAGAGCATTACCGCAAATCATGCAGGTGTTTCCAGAAGTAAAATATTTGGTAATTGGTCGTGGTGACGACCAACCGCGATTAGCTGAGTTAGCAAAAGATTTAGGTGTGAGCGATCGCGTGATTTTTGCCGGTTTTATCGCTACAGAAGCATTAATGTTACACTATCGTCTAGCAGATGCCTATGTTATGCCCTCTCAAGAAGGCTTTGGTATAGTTTATCTAGAAGCAATGGCTTGTGGTATACCAGTGCTATCTGGTGATAATGATGGCTCGGCTGACCCCTTACAAGATGGTAAGCTAGGATGGCGAGTACCACACCGCAACCCCGATGCCGTAGCAGCAGCTTGTATCGAAATTCTCCAAGGTCAGGATCAACGTTGTGATGGTGAATGGTTAAGAGAACAAGCGATCGCTATTTTTGGTATAGAAGCCTTTCAAAAACGCCTACAACAAATGCTTCTCTCTTCGTCTCAACTAAACTCATGA
- a CDS encoding pentapeptide repeat-containing protein: MATPTVGTNIHQSSQSKKPEKTHSLPLGTRRLAAWAVEITLVVASGLVPFGLGVYANSRSDLNRVPLNPVLVLTERAIARPLALPVSYGIRNVASPTNFLWTVALLAPITLSWWQLYLLGKTGSTIPKRWFGVRVVSDEGTAPGLGAVVVREGLGRWTAPVSIAYLLWRYSFTFPNLGLFTFLAVLMVLGEGMGWPSQKRRRAFHDQLAGTYTVDATDSKKRVKPPVDNTSEQPQPENQHDLNTSSHQSTSTNAIRRSPNLILFLVGITSMIAVLSTLVGTQIYIQSQESLRKTQQINSQKFLELVKQLSPDSGVTNEERQRAILILGGINDTQSIKFLVDLLVEETDPKTIDTIQQALANIGPSAMPELKRMNQFLASEMESVATFREIRQKQLNLNQQAINKILTVYSGKINGMDLSSTKLGSKNFEANSLFNLELDNTDLSGVIFKSANLNQASLKGTRFRSVGEDGRWDTYDDVTADLSNTHFQQADLSNANLSRVLMNRSDFSRATLNKANLSNSRLVSANLSSAQLIGSDLQKTILEDATLTGADISDAKLMEANLYAAHLGRVSAIGTQLSYADLTNTDWQGADLSEAYLDNANLTNANLSAARLSGAVLRSTNMTNANLRNADLSRADLRGANLKEADFQGTILFTAKQDTTDQFVQTSDLGSQAAVVQEVDFTEVKNLDAKQLAFICTKGGIHPRCP, translated from the coding sequence ATGGCGACCCCAACTGTCGGGACAAATATTCATCAATCTAGCCAGTCCAAAAAACCAGAAAAAACTCATTCCCTACCCTTAGGAACAAGGCGCTTGGCCGCTTGGGCAGTGGAAATCACATTAGTAGTTGCCAGTGGCTTAGTTCCCTTTGGACTAGGCGTTTATGCCAATTCTCGCAGCGATCTCAACCGAGTACCTCTGAATCCAGTGTTGGTACTTACAGAAAGAGCGATCGCACGACCACTAGCCCTACCCGTTAGTTATGGTATTCGTAACGTTGCCAGTCCGACTAATTTCTTGTGGACAGTTGCCCTATTAGCACCAATCACCCTCTCATGGTGGCAATTGTATCTACTAGGTAAAACCGGCAGCACCATTCCCAAACGTTGGTTTGGTGTGCGGGTAGTTAGCGACGAAGGTACAGCCCCTGGTTTAGGCGCAGTTGTCGTCCGTGAAGGGCTAGGACGGTGGACAGCACCAGTTTCTATTGCCTATCTGCTGTGGCGCTATAGCTTTACCTTTCCTAACTTAGGTTTATTCACATTTTTAGCTGTATTGATGGTGCTAGGAGAGGGAATGGGTTGGCCTTCACAAAAGCGTCGTCGTGCTTTTCATGATCAGTTAGCAGGTACATACACAGTAGATGCTACAGATAGCAAAAAGCGGGTCAAACCACCTGTAGACAATACCAGCGAGCAACCCCAACCAGAAAATCAGCATGATCTCAACACATCCAGTCACCAATCGACTTCAACAAATGCAATCCGGCGCAGTCCCAATTTAATCTTGTTTTTGGTAGGGATAACGAGCATGATTGCTGTGTTGTCAACTTTAGTCGGTACACAAATTTACATCCAAAGCCAAGAAAGCCTACGGAAAACCCAGCAAATCAATAGCCAAAAATTTCTGGAACTTGTTAAACAACTTAGCCCTGATTCTGGTGTTACCAACGAAGAACGCCAAAGGGCAATTCTCATCTTGGGTGGCATCAACGATACACAATCAATTAAATTTCTGGTAGATCTACTAGTTGAAGAAACTGACCCCAAGACCATAGATACTATTCAACAAGCCTTGGCAAATATCGGGCCGAGTGCCATGCCAGAATTAAAACGCATGAATCAGTTTCTTGCGAGTGAAATGGAATCAGTCGCCACATTCCGAGAAATTCGGCAAAAGCAGTTAAACCTTAACCAACAAGCAATAAACAAAATTCTTACTGTTTATAGCGGCAAAATTAATGGCATGGATTTGAGCAGCACCAAATTAGGCTCAAAAAACTTTGAGGCAAATTCTTTATTTAACTTGGAACTAGACAATACTGATTTATCTGGAGTTATTTTTAAATCTGCCAACCTTAACCAAGCTAGTTTGAAAGGTACTCGTTTCCGCAGTGTAGGCGAAGATGGACGCTGGGATACTTACGATGATGTTACCGCTGATTTGAGTAACACTCATTTCCAGCAAGCTGATCTCAGTAATGCTAACCTCAGTCGTGTATTGATGAACCGCAGCGACTTTAGCCGCGCCACCCTCAACAAAGCTAACTTATCAAACTCCCGTCTAGTGAGTGCTAACTTGAGCAGCGCTCAGTTAATAGGTAGCGATTTGCAAAAAACAATTTTAGAAGATGCTACTTTGACAGGGGCGGATATCAGTGATGCCAAATTAATGGAAGCTAATTTGTATGCTGCTCATTTGGGTCGAGTTTCTGCAATCGGTACACAGTTATCTTATGCCGATTTAACCAACACCGATTGGCAAGGAGCAGACTTATCTGAAGCATATTTAGACAATGCTAATCTTACCAATGCTAACTTGAGTGCTGCTCGTCTCTCTGGTGCTGTTTTGCGCTCTACCAATATGACAAATGCTAACCTCAGAAATGCTGATTTAAGTCGCGCAGATTTACGTGGGGCAAATTTGAAAGAAGCTGATTTTCAAGGTACTATTCTCTTTACTGCTAAACAAGATACCACAGATCAATTTGTACAAACATCCGATCTTGGTTCACAAGCCGCTGTAGTCCAAGAAGTTGATTTTACCGAAGTCAAAAATTTAGATGCCAAGCAACTGGCTTTTATTTGTACTAAAGGCGGTATTCATCCCCGCTGTCCATAG